The following proteins are encoded in a genomic region of Gammaproteobacteria bacterium:
- a CDS encoding universal stress protein has protein sequence MPLKTAGGVHSIIAGTNPLPQEIAVMLKDILVHVDHAEPSNAPLEAAIHLAESFNAHLGGIHVTSLYHYVATHDVWVAGLWEKCKDDLRAVAERTQALFTNASARAGVLGEWHHVDGDPATTIIDYGRVVDLIVLGQPTENAPPITREIADKIPLAAGRPVLFVPGAWSGSLGKSVLVAWNNSREAARAANDALALLSGAEQVIVMAVDPPADDVAREDADNEIPSADIALHLARHGVEAEAARDTAAPQFVGERLLEQAERQRADLIVMGAYGHSRLKEIMLGGATRHMLMHAKVPVLMSH, from the coding sequence ATGCCGCTCAAAACAGCGGGAGGAGTCCATTCCATCATTGCAGGGACCAATCCACTGCCACAGGAGATAGCGGTCATGCTAAAAGATATTCTCGTTCATGTAGATCATGCTGAACCGTCCAACGCGCCTCTGGAAGCTGCGATTCATCTTGCTGAGAGCTTCAATGCCCATCTTGGCGGGATCCATGTGACCTCGTTGTATCATTATGTGGCCACTCATGATGTCTGGGTAGCAGGGCTGTGGGAGAAGTGCAAAGACGATCTGCGAGCGGTAGCCGAGAGGACACAGGCGCTGTTCACGAATGCATCAGCGCGCGCGGGCGTACTTGGCGAGTGGCATCATGTCGACGGGGATCCGGCAACCACGATCATCGACTACGGCCGCGTGGTAGATCTCATCGTGTTGGGTCAGCCGACTGAGAATGCACCTCCTATAACACGCGAGATCGCGGACAAAATACCGCTGGCGGCAGGCAGGCCGGTGCTCTTCGTTCCAGGCGCCTGGTCCGGATCATTGGGCAAGAGCGTGCTGGTCGCGTGGAATAATAGCCGAGAGGCGGCGCGGGCGGCCAATGATGCACTCGCGCTGCTAAGTGGTGCGGAACAGGTCATCGTCATGGCGGTCGACCCCCCCGCGGACGATGTCGCTCGCGAAGACGCTGACAATGAGATACCCAGCGCCGACATCGCACTGCACCTGGCGCGTCACGGTGTCGAGGCTGAGGCGGCGCGCGATACGGCGGCCCCTCAGTTCGTCGGCGAGAGACTGCTCGAGCAGGCGGAACGTCAGCGCGCCGACCTCATCGTGATGGGAGCGTACGGGCACTCGCGGCTGAAGGAGATCATGCTTGGGGGCGCGACCCGGCACATGCTCATGCATGCGAAAGTACCGGTGCTGATGTCTCACTAG